From Argopecten irradians isolate NY chromosome 2, Ai_NY, whole genome shotgun sequence, the proteins below share one genomic window:
- the LOC138316801 gene encoding clumping factor A-like, with the protein MYPDFMIVTSVPDLSTDSDLSTDSDLSTDSDLSTDSDLSTGSDLSTDSDLSTVTSYSDLSTGSDFSTDSDLSTDSDLSTDSDLSTDSDLSTDSDLSTDTDLSTDSDLSTDSDLSTDSDLSTVTSVQIVTSVQKVTSVEIVTSVDSDLSTDSDLSTDSNLSTDSDLSTDSDLSTDSNLSTDSDLSTDSNLSIQIVTSVQTVTTVQIVISVQTVTSVQIVTSVQTVTSVQIVTSVQTVTSEQTVTSVQTVTSVQTVTSVQTVTSVQIVTS; encoded by the exons ATGTATCCTGACTTTATG ATAGTTACCTCAGTACCGGACCTCAGTACAGACAGTGACCTCAGTACAGACAGTGACCTCAGTACAGATAGTGACCTCAGTACAGATAGTGACCTCAGTACTGGCAGTGACCTCAGTACCGATAGTGACCTCAGTACAGTGACCTCA TACAGTGACCTCAGTACTGGCAGTGACTTCAGTACAGACAGTGACCTCAGTACAGACAGTGACCTCAGTACAGATAGTGACCTCAGTACAGATAGTGACCTCAGTACAGATAGTGACCTGAGTACAGATACTGACCTCAGTACAGACAGTGACCTCAGTACAGATAGTGACCTCAGTACAGATAGTGACCTCAGTACAGTGACCTCGGTACAGATAGTGACCTCAGTACAGAAAGTGACCTCAGTAGAGATAGTGACCTCAGTAGACAGTGACCTCAGTACAGACAGTGACCTCAGTACAGATAGTAACCTCAGTACAGATAGTGACCTCAGTACAGACAGTGACCTCAGTACAGATAGTAACCTCAGTACAGATAGTGACCTCAGTACAGATAGTAACCTCAGTATACAGATAGTGACCTCAGTACAGACAGTGACCACAGTACAGATAGTGATCTCAGTACAGACAGTGACCTCAGTACAGATAGTGACCTCAGTACAGACAGTGACCTCAGTACAGATAGTGACCTCAGTACAGACAGTGACCTCAGAACAGACAGTGACCTCAGTACAGACAGTGACCTCAGTACAGACAGTGACCTCAGTACAGACAGTGACCTCAGTACAGATAGTGACAAGCTAG